The following are encoded in a window of Lampris incognitus isolate fLamInc1 chromosome 15, fLamInc1.hap2, whole genome shotgun sequence genomic DNA:
- the trib2 gene encoding tribbles homolog 2 isoform X1, which yields MNIQRSNPINISRYGRSRHKSHDFEELSCLRATESSQSFSPNLGSPSPPETPDSSHCISRIGDYLLLEPLEGDHVFRAAHLHSGEELVCKVFDISRYQESLAAYFALGRHQHINQILEILLGETRAYVFFERSYGDMHSFVRTCKKLREDEAARLFYQIASAVAHCHDNGLVLRDLKLRKFVFKNEDRSLVKLESLEDTYILDGHDDSLSDKHGCPAYVSPEILNANGSYSGKAADVWSLGVMLYTILVGRYPFHDVEPGSLFSKIRRGHFSIPETLTPKAKCLIRSILRREPAERLTSREILEHPWFASSRAIGGAGVHGRGEREQEQMVPEVNMEEELEQFFS from the exons ATGAACATACAGAGGTCAAATCCCATTAACATTTCACGTTATGGGAGATCACGGCACAAATCGCACGACTTCGAAGAATTGTCTTGTCTGAGGGCCACCGAGTCGAGTCAGAGTTTCAGCCCCAATCTCGGGTCCCCCAGCCCGCCGGAGACACCGGACTCATCGCACTGTATCTCCCGCATCGGGGATTACCTTTTGTTGGAGCCGCTGGAGGGAGACCACGTTTTCCGAGCCGCCCACCTGCACAGCGGGGAAGAGCTCGTATGTAAG GTGTTTGATATCAGCCGCTATCAGGAGTCACTGGCAGCCTACTTTGCCCTTGGCAGGCACCAGCACATCAATCAAATCCTGGAGATCTTGCTCGGCGAGACACGCGCCTACGTTTTCTTTGAGAGGAGCTATGGTGACATGCACTCTTTCGTCCGTACCTGCAAGAAGCTGCGGGAGGACGAGGCTGCCCGACTCTTCTATCAGATAGCCTCGGCTGTGGCACACTGCCACGACAACGGACTGGTCCTCCGCGACCTCAAACTGAGAAAGTTTGTCTTTAAGAATGAGGACAG GAGCCTTGTGAAGCTTGAGAGCCTTGAGGACACTTACATCTTGGATGGTCATGATGACTCCCTGTCAGACAAACATGGTTGCCCGGCATATGTAAGTCCCGAGATCCTCAATGCCAACGGCAGCTACTCGGGTAAGGCAGCTGATGTCTGGAGCCTGGGCGTCATGCTTTACACCATCCTGGTGGGCCGCTACCCTTTCCACGACGTCGAGCCTGGCTCCTTGTTCAGCAAGATCCGCCGAGGCCACTTCAGCATCCCAGAGACGCTCACACCCAAGGCCAAGTGCCTGATCCGCTCCATCCTCCGCCGTGAGCCCGCAGAGCGCCTCACCTCACGGGAAATTCTGGAGCACCCCTGGTTTGCCTCCTCCAGGGCAATAGGGGGCGCTGGGGTGCATGGAAGAGGGGAGCGCGAGCAGGAGCAGATGGTGCCTGAGGTGAAcatggaggaggagctggagcagTTCTTCAGCTGA
- the trib2 gene encoding tribbles homolog 2 isoform X2 has product MHSFVRTCKKLREDEAARLFYQIASAVAHCHDNGLVLRDLKLRKFVFKNEDRSLVKLESLEDTYILDGHDDSLSDKHGCPAYVSPEILNANGSYSGKAADVWSLGVMLYTILVGRYPFHDVEPGSLFSKIRRGHFSIPETLTPKAKCLIRSILRREPAERLTSREILEHPWFASSRAIGGAGVHGRGEREQEQMVPEVNMEEELEQFFS; this is encoded by the exons ATGCACTCTTTCGTCCGTACCTGCAAGAAGCTGCGGGAGGACGAGGCTGCCCGACTCTTCTATCAGATAGCCTCGGCTGTGGCACACTGCCACGACAACGGACTGGTCCTCCGCGACCTCAAACTGAGAAAGTTTGTCTTTAAGAATGAGGACAG GAGCCTTGTGAAGCTTGAGAGCCTTGAGGACACTTACATCTTGGATGGTCATGATGACTCCCTGTCAGACAAACATGGTTGCCCGGCATATGTAAGTCCCGAGATCCTCAATGCCAACGGCAGCTACTCGGGTAAGGCAGCTGATGTCTGGAGCCTGGGCGTCATGCTTTACACCATCCTGGTGGGCCGCTACCCTTTCCACGACGTCGAGCCTGGCTCCTTGTTCAGCAAGATCCGCCGAGGCCACTTCAGCATCCCAGAGACGCTCACACCCAAGGCCAAGTGCCTGATCCGCTCCATCCTCCGCCGTGAGCCCGCAGAGCGCCTCACCTCACGGGAAATTCTGGAGCACCCCTGGTTTGCCTCCTCCAGGGCAATAGGGGGCGCTGGGGTGCATGGAAGAGGGGAGCGCGAGCAGGAGCAGATGGTGCCTGAGGTGAAcatggaggaggagctggagcagTTCTTCAGCTGA